One Fusobacterium nucleatum genomic window carries:
- the tadA gene encoding Flp pilus assembly complex ATPase component TadA, with translation MNIEKIFDYARENNISDIHLLEGEKIYFRKYGEILEYENNIIVSKDELLEICNGKIEEDFAYTDSKSQRYRVNSFLTRGKLALVIRIINKEPIKLKGKFINKLIDKKILSLKDGLVLVTGITGSGKSTTLANIIEKFNENKNLKILTIEDPIEYIFENKKSLIIQRELGKDVESFEKALKSSLRQDPDVIILGEIRDEESLYSALKLAETGHLVFSTLHTMNTVESVNRLISMVRSEKKDFIREQLASILRFILSQELHRGKKTVPIFEVLNNTKAVANLILNNKLNQIPTLIESGIENFMIIKEKYLKNLETESD, from the coding sequence ATGAATATAGAAAAAATTTTTGATTATGCTAGAGAAAATAATATTTCAGATATACATTTACTTGAAGGTGAAAAAATATATTTTAGAAAATATGGAGAAATACTAGAATATGAGAATAATATCATAGTAAGTAAAGATGAACTTTTAGAAATTTGTAATGGGAAAATTGAAGAAGATTTTGCTTATACAGATTCTAAAAGTCAAAGGTATAGAGTGAATTCTTTTCTAACAAGAGGAAAATTAGCCTTAGTTATTAGAATAATAAATAAAGAGCCAATAAAACTTAAAGGAAAATTTATTAATAAATTAATTGATAAAAAAATTTTATCTTTAAAAGATGGCTTAGTTTTAGTAACAGGGATTACAGGAAGTGGTAAATCAACAACCCTTGCTAATATAATAGAAAAATTTAATGAAAATAAAAATTTAAAAATTTTAACAATAGAAGATCCCATTGAATATATTTTTGAGAATAAGAAGTCTTTAATTATCCAAAGGGAGCTAGGAAAAGATGTTGAAAGTTTTGAAAAAGCTTTAAAAAGTTCATTAAGACAAGACCCAGATGTCATAATACTGGGAGAAATTAGAGATGAAGAGAGTTTATATTCAGCTTTAAAATTAGCAGAAACAGGACATTTAGTTTTCTCAACCTTACATACTATGAATACAGTTGAGAGTGTAAATAGACTAATTTCTATGGTAAGGAGTGAGAAAAAAGATTTTATAAGGGAGCAACTAGCTTCGATTTTAAGATTTATTCTTTCACAAGAATTGCATAGAGGAAAAAAGACTGTCCCAATTTTTGAAGTTTTAAATAATACTAAGGCAGTTGCAAATTTAATTTTAAATAATAAATTAAATCAAATTCCTACTCTTATTGAAAGTGGAATAGAAAATTTTATGATAATAAAAGAAAAATATTTAAAAAATTTAGAAACAGAGAGTGATTAA
- the tuf gene encoding elongation factor Tu — protein sequence MAKEKFERSKPHVNIGTIGHVDHGKTTTTAAISKVLSDKGLAKKVDFDQIDAAPEEKERGITINTAHIEYETANRHYAHVDCPGHADYVKNMITGAAQMDGAILVVSAADGPMPQTREHILLSRQVGVPYIIVYLNKADMVEDEELLELVEMEVRELLTEYGFPGDEIPVIRGSSLGALNGEEKWIEKIMELMDAVDSYIPTPERAVDQPFLMPIEDVFTITGRGTVVTGRVERGIIKVGEEIEIVGIKPTTKTTCTGVEMFRKLLDQGQAGDNIGVLLRGTKKEEVERGQVLAKPGSIHPHTNFKGEVYVLTKDEGGRHTPFFSGYRPQFYFRTTDITGAVTLPDGVEMVMPGDNITMTVELIHPIAMEQGLRFAIREGGRTVASGVVSEIIK from the coding sequence ATGGCTAAAGAAAAATTTGAAAGAAGCAAACCACATGTAAACATTGGAACTATTGGGCACGTTGACCATGGAAAAACAACTACAACTGCAGCTATATCTAAAGTATTATCTGATAAAGGATTGGCTAAAAAAGTAGATTTTGACCAAATCGATGCTGCTCCTGAAGAAAAAGAAAGAGGAATAACTATCAATACAGCTCATATAGAATATGAAACAGCAAATAGACACTATGCTCACGTTGACTGTCCAGGACACGCTGACTATGTTAAAAATATGATAACTGGAGCTGCTCAAATGGACGGAGCTATACTTGTTGTATCAGCTGCTGATGGTCCTATGCCTCAAACAAGAGAACATATCTTACTTTCTAGACAAGTTGGAGTTCCATATATCATTGTTTATTTAAACAAAGCTGATATGGTTGAAGATGAAGAATTATTAGAATTAGTAGAAATGGAAGTTAGAGAATTATTAACTGAATATGGATTCCCAGGAGATGAAATTCCTGTAATTAGAGGTTCATCATTAGGAGCTTTAAATGGTGAAGAAAAATGGATAGAAAAAATAATGGAACTTATGGATGCAGTAGATAGCTATATTCCTACTCCAGAAAGAGCAGTAGATCAACCATTCTTGATGCCAATAGAAGATGTTTTCACTATCACAGGAAGAGGAACAGTTGTTACTGGAAGAGTTGAAAGAGGAATCATCAAAGTTGGAGAAGAAATTGAAATAGTTGGAATTAAACCTACAACTAAGACAACTTGTACAGGTGTTGAAATGTTTAGAAAACTTCTTGATCAAGGTCAAGCAGGAGATAACATTGGAGTACTATTAAGAGGAACTAAGAAAGAAGAAGTTGAAAGAGGACAAGTTCTTGCTAAACCAGGAAGTATTCACCCTCATACAAACTTTAAAGGTGAAGTTTATGTATTAACTAAAGATGAAGGAGGAAGACATACTCCATTCTTCTCAGGATACAGACCTCAATTCTACTTCAGAACTACTGATATCACTGGTGCAGTAACTCTACCTGATGGAGTAGAAATGGTAATGCCAGGAGACAATATCACTATGACAGTAGAATTAATCCACCCTATCGCTATGGAACAAGGATTAAGATTCGCTATCAGAGAAGGTGGAAGAACTGTTGCTTCTGGAGTTGTTTCTGAAATAATTAAGTAG
- the fusA gene encoding elongation factor G, which translates to MARKISLDMTRNVGIMAHIDAGKTTTTERILFYTGVERKLGEVHEGQATMDWMEQEQERGITITSAATTCFWKGHRINIIDTPGHVDFTVEVERSLRVLDGAVAVFSAVDGVQPQSETVWRQADKYKVPRIAFFNKMDRIGANFDMCVSDIKEKLGSNPVPIQIPIGAEDQFEGVVDLIEMKEIVWPVDSDNGQHFDVKDIRAELQEKAEEARQYMLESIVETDDVLMEKFFGGEEITKEEIIKGLRHATIENTIVPVVCGTAFKNKGIQALLDAIVNYMPAPTDVAMVEGRDPKNPDILIDREMSDDAPFASLAFKVMTDPFVGRLTFFRVYAGFVEKGATVLNSTKGKKERMGRILQMHANKREEIEHVYCGDIAAAVGLKDTTTGDTLCAEDAPIVLEQMEFPEPVISVAVEPKTKNDQEKMGIALSKLAEEDPTFKVRTDEETGQTIISGMGELHLEIIVDRMKREFKVESNVGKPQVAYRETITQSCDQEVKYAKQSGGRGQYGHVKIILEPNPGKEFEFVNKITGGVIPREYIPAVEKGCKEALESGVIAGYPLVDVKVTLYDGSYHEVDSSEMAFKIAGSMALKQAAAKAKPVILEPVFKVEVTTPEEYMGDIIGDLNSRRGMVSGMIDRNGAKIITAKVPLSEMFGYATDLRSKSQGRATYSWEFSEYLQVPASIQKQIQEERGK; encoded by the coding sequence ATGGCTAGGAAAATATCATTGGATATGACTAGAAACGTTGGAATAATGGCTCATATCGATGCAGGGAAAACAACAACAACAGAAAGAATATTATTTTATACTGGGGTTGAAAGAAAACTAGGAGAAGTTCATGAAGGTCAAGCAACAATGGACTGGATGGAACAAGAGCAAGAAAGAGGGATAACAATAACTTCTGCTGCTACTACATGTTTTTGGAAAGGTCACAGAATAAATATAATAGACACACCAGGACACGTGGACTTTACTGTTGAGGTTGAAAGATCTCTAAGAGTACTAGATGGAGCTGTTGCAGTGTTCTCAGCTGTTGATGGTGTACAACCACAATCAGAAACAGTATGGAGACAAGCTGATAAATATAAAGTACCAAGAATAGCTTTCTTTAATAAGATGGATAGAATTGGAGCTAACTTTGATATGTGTGTATCAGATATCAAAGAAAAATTAGGTTCAAACCCAGTACCTATACAAATTCCTATTGGTGCAGAAGACCAATTTGAAGGAGTAGTAGACTTAATAGAAATGAAAGAAATTGTTTGGCCAGTAGACTCAGACAATGGACAACATTTTGATGTAAAAGATATTAGAGCAGAATTACAAGAAAAAGCTGAAGAAGCAAGACAATATATGCTTGAATCAATAGTTGAAACTGATGATGTTCTAATGGAAAAATTCTTTGGTGGAGAAGAAATAACTAAAGAAGAAATTATAAAAGGATTAAGACATGCAACAATAGAAAATACAATAGTTCCTGTTGTATGTGGAACAGCGTTTAAAAATAAAGGTATTCAAGCTTTATTAGATGCTATAGTAAACTATATGCCAGCACCTACAGATGTTGCTATGGTTGAAGGTAGAGATCCTAAAAATCCTGACATTCTAATAGATAGAGAAATGTCAGATGATGCACCTTTCGCATCACTTGCTTTCAAAGTTATGACAGACCCATTTGTTGGAAGATTAACATTCTTCAGAGTATATGCTGGTTTTGTTGAAAAAGGAGCTACTGTTCTTAACTCAACAAAAGGTAAAAAAGAAAGAATGGGAAGAATACTTCAAATGCATGCTAATAAGAGAGAAGAAATTGAACATGTATACTGTGGAGATATAGCAGCAGCAGTTGGATTGAAAGATACAACAACAGGAGATACTCTTTGTGCTGAAGATGCTCCAATAGTTCTTGAACAAATGGAATTCCCAGAACCAGTTATTTCAGTTGCTGTTGAACCAAAAACTAAAAATGACCAAGAAAAAATGGGAATCGCTTTATCAAAACTTGCAGAAGAAGACCCTACATTCAAGGTTAGAACTGATGAAGAAACAGGTCAAACAATTATCTCAGGAATGGGAGAATTACATCTTGAAATTATCGTAGATAGAATGAAGAGAGAATTTAAGGTAGAATCTAATGTTGGTAAACCACAAGTTGCTTACAGAGAAACTATAACTCAATCTTGTGATCAAGAAGTTAAGTATGCAAAACAATCTGGTGGTAGAGGACAATATGGACATGTTAAGATTATACTTGAACCAAATCCAGGTAAAGAATTTGAATTTGTTAATAAAATAACAGGAGGGGTAATTCCTAGAGAATATATACCTGCTGTTGAAAAAGGATGTAAAGAAGCTCTTGAATCAGGAGTTATTGCTGGATATCCTTTAGTTGATGTAAAAGTAACTTTATATGATGGATCATACCATGAAGTTGACTCATCAGAAATGGCATTTAAAATAGCTGGATCAATGGCTCTTAAACAAGCTGCTGCAAAAGCTAAACCAGTAATATTAGAACCAGTATTCAAAGTAGAAGTAACTACTCCTGAAGAATATATGGGAGATATTATTGGAGACTTAAACTCAAGAAGGGGAATGGTATCTGGAATGATAGATAGAAATGGTGCTAAGATAATAACAGCAAAAGTACCTTTATCTGAAATGTTTGGATATGCAACTGACTTAAGATCTAAATCTCAAGGAAGAGCAACTTACTCTTGGGAATTTTCTGAATATCTTCAAGTACCTGCTTCAATTCAAAAGCAAATACAAGAAGAAAGAGGAAAATAA
- a CDS encoding manganese efflux pump MntP family protein has protein sequence MSTIGVLITALALAMDAMSLSIYQGIASTETQKKQNFIKIILTFGIFQFAMALVGSLSGTLFIHYISLYSKYVSFAIFLFLGLMMLREALKKEEMEYDEKYLDFKTLIIMGIATSLDALLVGLTFSILPFYQTFLYTVEIGIITAIIAGLGFILGDKFGNILGQKSHFLGAALLIFISINILL, from the coding sequence ATGTCAACTATTGGTGTATTAATAACAGCCTTAGCACTTGCTATGGATGCTATGTCCCTTTCTATTTATCAAGGAATAGCCTCAACAGAAACCCAAAAAAAACAAAATTTTATAAAAATTATATTAACTTTTGGTATTTTTCAGTTTGCTATGGCATTAGTGGGTTCATTGTCAGGAACTTTATTTATACACTATATTTCATTATACTCAAAATATGTTTCATTTGCTATATTTTTATTTTTAGGACTTATGATGTTAAGGGAAGCATTAAAAAAAGAGGAAATGGAGTATGATGAAAAATACTTAGATTTTAAAACTTTAATTATAATGGGAATTGCTACAAGTTTAGATGCATTGTTAGTTGGATTGACATTTTCAATTCTTCCTTTTTACCAAACTTTCTTATATACAGTTGAAATTGGAATTATCACTGCTATAATAGCTGGATTAGGTTTTATATTAGGAGATAAATTTGGAAATATCTTAGGACAAAAATCTCATTTTTTAGGAGCTGCTTTATTAATATTTATATCAATAAATATTTTATTATAA
- a CDS encoding YifB family Mg chelatase-like AAA ATPase yields the protein MKKKIFTSSYIGLESYLVEVEVDISRGLPMFSIVGMGDTAILESKFRVKAALKNSNYEIVPQKIVVNLSPAGIKKEGAQFDLPIALGIILEMKLLKDEKDIFKDYLFVGELSLDGEVKGVSGTINSVILAKEKGFKGIIVPYENRNEASLIDGVDIVAVKNVADVVNFIENGIKLEFEKINLVKAEEDILDFSDVKGQYFAKRAMEISAAGGHNILLIGSPGSGKSMLAKRMIGILPEMSESEIIESTKIYSVAGELSEKNPIISKRPVRMPHHSTTLAAMVGGGKKALPGEISLASNGILILDEMSEFKHSVLEALRQPLEDGYVSITRAMYRVEFKTNFILSASSNPCFCGNLYEGNCKCSATEVERYTKKLSGPILDRIDLVIQMKRLSEEELVNDKKEESSADIRKRVIKAREIQTKRYGETKTNSKMSQEELKKYCIIKEEDKRFLISALENLQISARVYDKILKIARTIADLEGKQDIERKHLLEAISFKKRM from the coding sequence ATGAAGAAAAAGATTTTTACAAGTAGCTATATAGGGTTAGAATCATATTTAGTTGAAGTAGAAGTTGATATTTCAAGAGGTTTGCCTATGTTTTCAATAGTTGGAATGGGAGATACAGCTATACTTGAAAGTAAGTTTAGAGTAAAAGCAGCTTTGAAAAATTCTAATTATGAGATAGTACCTCAAAAGATAGTTGTTAATTTATCTCCAGCAGGTATTAAAAAAGAAGGAGCACAGTTTGATTTACCAATAGCTTTAGGAATAATTTTAGAGATGAAACTTTTAAAAGATGAAAAAGATATATTTAAAGATTATCTTTTTGTAGGAGAATTATCTTTAGATGGAGAAGTAAAAGGTGTGAGTGGAACGATAAATAGTGTGATTCTTGCAAAGGAAAAAGGTTTTAAGGGAATAATAGTTCCTTATGAGAATAGAAATGAAGCAAGTTTGATAGATGGGGTTGATATAGTTGCTGTTAAAAATGTAGCTGATGTTGTAAATTTTATAGAAAATGGTATTAAGTTAGAATTTGAAAAAATAAATTTAGTTAAAGCAGAAGAAGATATTTTAGATTTTTCTGATGTTAAAGGTCAATATTTTGCAAAAAGAGCAATGGAAATTTCGGCAGCAGGAGGACATAATATACTTTTGATAGGTAGCCCAGGTTCTGGAAAATCTATGCTTGCCAAAAGAATGATAGGCATACTTCCAGAAATGAGTGAAAGTGAAATTATTGAAAGTACAAAAATATATAGTGTTGCAGGAGAATTATCTGAAAAAAATCCTATAATATCAAAAAGACCTGTAAGAATGCCACATCATAGTACAACACTTGCAGCTATGGTAGGTGGTGGAAAGAAAGCATTACCAGGTGAGATAAGTTTAGCAAGTAATGGAATTTTGATACTTGATGAAATGAGTGAGTTTAAACATTCTGTCTTAGAAGCATTAAGGCAACCTTTAGAAGATGGATATGTAAGTATAACAAGAGCTATGTATAGAGTGGAATTTAAGACAAACTTTATTTTATCCGCCTCTTCCAATCCTTGTTTCTGTGGAAACCTTTATGAAGGTAATTGCAAATGCTCAGCCACAGAAGTAGAAAGATATACTAAGAAATTATCTGGACCTATCTTGGATAGAATAGATTTAGTTATACAAATGAAAAGATTGAGTGAAGAAGAATTAGTAAATGATAAAAAAGAAGAAAGTTCAGCTGATATAAGAAAAAGAGTTATAAAAGCTAGAGAAATTCAAACTAAAAGATATGGAGAAACTAAAACTAATTCAAAAATGAGTCAGGAAGAATTAAAAAAATATTGTATAATAAAAGAGGAAGATAAGAGATTTTTAATATCTGCCTTAGAAAATTTACAAATTTCTGCAAGAGTCTATGATAAAATTTTAAAAATTGCTAGAACAATAGCAGATTTAGAAGGAAAGCAAGATATAGAAAGAAAACACTTATTAGAAGCAATATCATTTAAAAAGAGGATGTAG